From Bacillota bacterium:
GGCTCCGGGGTGGCTGTGGGTCGCACCGTGGCGGCTATCCTCGAGAACTACCAGCAGGCGGACGGCTCGGTGCTGGTACCGGAGGCGCTGCGTCCGTACCTGGGCGGAGTCGAGGCAATAAGGTAAAGCAGAAAAAGAGCTGCCTTTGTTTGAGCAGCTCGTGAAGTGGTTTATTTAACTGGTTACCACTTTTCCCCTAAGATCTCGCGACGTTTTTGCTGAAACTCATCCTCGGTGATAAGGCCGTCGTCTCTAAGCTGGGTTAGCTTACGCAGTCGGGCAGCGAAGTCGTCAGAAGAGGACATGCTGACTTCGCTGCTGTCTATGTCCATTTCCATGGAGGCGATGCCTTCCTTCGAGAAATAGTTAAACGCATTCATGCCGGTAATGGCCACCGCTATTAGAGTCCAGAACACGCCAAAGGCCCCAACATTAGGGATTACAACCGCTAAACCGATGAGCACAAATACAGTGCCTACGATCATGCCTAGCGCAGAAGCCGCTTTGCTGGGCTTAACCCGTACCTTACGCCTCATGTTACCACCTCTTAGCTGTATTGATTCGCTAAATCGTTAACCTTACCTGCAAAAAACTTGTTGCGAACATTTAAGCTGTTGCTTAGGTCTAATCGCGTCAGCCAACAGCTTTGCTTAAACACCTATTATTGCAAGTAAATCAGCAAATAAATCAGGTTAAAACACTAAATCCTGCCATAGCCCGCGGCCGCAGTTTTGGTTGACAGTGCAGGGTGCCTGTGCTATATTATACGTGTAGCGCGATGGCACAATTGTGTTTTGCGTTTCAGGGACGCCACGGGGAAGGGTGTCCGAGCGGTTTAAGGAGCTGGTCTTGAAAACCAGTGACTCGTAAGAGCCGTGGGTTCGAATCCCACCCCTTCCGCCATTACTGCGCGAGCAGTTAGCTAAATGCGGAGAGGTGGCCGAGTAGGTCGAAGGCGGTCGCCTGCTAAGCGATTGTACAGCCTAAAACTGTACCCCGGGTTCGAATCCCGGCCTCTCCGCCATAAAAAATACGCGCGCCCGTAGCTCAGCTGGATAGAGTGTCTGACTACGAATCAGAAGGTCGGGGGTTCGAACCCCTCCGGGCGCGCCATTCGTGTCCCTATAGCTCAGTTGGATAGAGCGGGGGATTCCTAATCCCCGTCCGCCGGAGGTTCGAGTCCTCCTAGGGACGCCAAGTTTTGTGAGTTATGCGGTGATGGGTGTGGTAAGCGCTAGGGATGAGCTGTATATGGAGCGGGCGCTGGAGCTCGCCCGGGAAGCCGCCGCTTGGGGAGAAGTCCCGGTGGGGGCTGTTGTTGTGCACCGCGACACCATCGTCGCCGAGGCGTTTAACTGCCGCGAAAGCTGGCGCGATCCCACCGCCCATGCCGAGCTTATCGCCCTTCGCGCTGCTGCCAAAAACCTAAACCGCTGGCGCCTATCCGGGACCACGTTGTATGTTACCTTAGAGCCGTGCGCTATGTGTGCCGGGGCCATGGTGCTGGCCCGGATCGACCGCCTGGTGTACGGAACCGAAGATCCCAAAAGCGGTGCTGTTCGCTCTTTATACCGGCTGGCCGATGACGACCGGCTCAATCACCGTTTACAGATCACAGCCGGGGTATTGGGTGTGGAATCCGCGGCGCTGCTGAAAGAATTTTTCCAGGAGCGGCGCACCGGAAGTGATGAATAGAAAATCCGGGAGAGATGGCCGAGTCCGGTTGAAGGCGCTCGCCTCGAAAGCGAGTAGGCATCTACGTGCCTCGTGGGTTCGAATCCCACTCTCTCCGCCATAACTTAATACAATTGAGATCTCTTTGTAGACCTAGACGTGGAGAGATGGCCGAGTCCGGTCGAAGGCGCTCGCCTGGAGAGCGAGTAGGCAGAAGCTCTCTGCCTCGTGGGTTCAAATCCCACTCTCTCCGCCATTTTTGTCTACAAAGTTTGGCCGTGCTAGACGGGGAGGTAGCGGTGCCCTGTACCTGCAACCCGCTAGAGCAGGGTTGAATTCCTGCCCGAGGTGCAGTCTTGTGGGGTCTGGCCGCGGTAAGCGGTAAGGAAGATTGGGTCCTGCGCAACGTACATTCATGAACCCCGTCAGGCCCGGGAGGGAGCAGCGGTAAGTGGATCCCTGCGTGTGCCGTAGGTAAGCCTGGTCGGAGCTGGCTGCCGGGGTATCGCCCGGAAGGCTGTATCGACGGCAGGTGCACGGCCTATTATGTTGTATTGAATCAGCGTAAAGAGGAGCTGCGCTAAAAGGCGGCTCCTTTTCTTATGGTTAGAGACAACATTATAAACAAGTGATCGCAAGAAGTCGACAACGAAGTAACATAAGGATACAATATGCGTACAGAATTCAGATACCAATTGTAAACGCAACTACGGCCAGAAACAACCTCTTTAGGCTAATGGAAGAAACGATTACTATAAATACCACTTGGGTAGCCAGCCTAATGATGGCGGCCACCAGGTGGTCTTTTCAATTCCTCGGGGCAGGATTTTAGTCCCGGTGAGGCGAATTAAGAACCAGTTATACTTATGGGGCTGCTTGTCTAAGGGGGATCTGACATGGCTTATCAAACACTATACCGGGCCTGGCGTCCACAGACGTTTGACCAGGTGCTGGGGCAGGATCATGTTTGCCGCACGCTGCAGAATGCCATTGCCAGCGGGCGCTTGGCCCACGCCT
This genomic window contains:
- a CDS encoding SHOCT domain-containing protein — translated: MRRKVRVKPSKAASALGMIVGTVFVLIGLAVVIPNVGAFGVFWTLIAVAITGMNAFNYFSKEGIASMEMDIDSSEVSMSSSDDFAARLRKLTQLRDDGLITEDEFQQKRREILGEKW
- a CDS encoding nucleoside deaminase, with amino-acid sequence MERALELAREAAAWGEVPVGAVVVHRDTIVAEAFNCRESWRDPTAHAELIALRAAAKNLNRWRLSGTTLYVTLEPCAMCAGAMVLARIDRLVYGTEDPKSGAVRSLYRLADDDRLNHRLQITAGVLGVESAALLKEFFQERRTGSDE